The following is a genomic window from Caproiciproducens sp. CPB-2.
TTCAAACGCTGCGCCACATCCTTATGTACGGTACTTTTGCTGACACCAAATTTTTTTGCTGCGCCGCGCACGGTGGTTCTGTTCTTGATTATGTACTCGCCGAGCTCTACGGCGCGCTCCTCAACAATACCTTTCACTGTTCCACCCTCCAAACGATTCCGATTGGTAAATAATTATGCGGGGGAAAGGGGAATTAGTACAAAGAAAGGAGCTGCCTGAAAACTAATCAGTCAGGTTGCGTTTTAACCGAAACAGGAAGGGGGATATCAACTTGTTAACTTACCGACAGAGCTGTATGAATTTTT
Proteins encoded in this region:
- the spoIIID gene encoding sporulation transcriptional regulator SpoIIID, whose amino-acid sequence is MKGIVEERAVELGEYIIKNRTTVRGAAKKFGVSKSTVHKDVAQRLKYVDPQLYRQVKQILEINKAQRHIRGGMATRLKYKKT